The following are from one region of the Bradyrhizobium septentrionale genome:
- a CDS encoding MarR family winged helix-turn-helix transcriptional regulator, protein MTVSKTAADAVRSPRALRREPVDPAGDDSMLQLGELSGLLGYSLKRAQLKVFEDFLRCVAPLQLTPAQFSVLLLLDKNPGRNQTEIANTLGILRPNFVAMLDALESRDLCARMRSTNDRRSHILVLTDRGRAVLARAKKLVANKHEARLIEVLGPANHAALLEMLAKLAQEF, encoded by the coding sequence ATGACTGTTTCCAAGACCGCCGCCGATGCCGTCCGATCACCGCGTGCCCTGCGCAGGGAACCGGTCGATCCTGCCGGGGACGACAGCATGCTGCAACTGGGCGAACTGTCCGGACTGCTCGGCTATTCGCTGAAGCGTGCGCAGCTCAAGGTGTTCGAGGACTTCCTGCGCTGCGTCGCGCCGCTGCAGCTGACGCCGGCGCAGTTCTCGGTGCTGCTGCTGCTCGACAAGAATCCGGGCCGCAACCAGACCGAGATCGCCAACACGCTCGGCATCCTCAGGCCGAATTTCGTCGCCATGCTCGATGCGCTGGAGAGCCGCGACCTTTGCGCGCGGATGCGCTCCACCAACGACCGCCGCTCCCACATCCTGGTCCTGACCGACAGGGGCCGCGCCGTGTTGGCGCGCGCCAAGAAGCTGGTCGCCAACAAGCACGAGGCGCGGCTGATCGAGGTGCTCGGCCCCGCCAACCACGCCGCGCTGCTGGAGATGCTGGCGAAGCTCGCGCAGGAGTTTTGA
- a CDS encoding adenosine-specific kinase: MDLTVVPIVKPDETNFIFGQSHFIKTVEDLHEALVGAVPRIRFGLAFCEASGKRLVRCSGNDDASLALARDNALAIGAGHTFLIFLGDGFFPVNVLAAVRAVPEVCRIYCATANPTQVIVAQTELGRGVLGVVDGASPLGVETDADIAWRKDLLRNIGYKL; this comes from the coding sequence ATGGACCTCACCGTGGTGCCCATCGTCAAGCCGGATGAGACCAACTTCATCTTCGGCCAGTCGCATTTCATCAAGACCGTGGAAGACCTTCACGAAGCGCTGGTGGGCGCGGTTCCGCGCATCCGCTTCGGGTTGGCTTTCTGCGAGGCCTCCGGCAAGCGGTTGGTGCGCTGCTCCGGTAACGACGACGCCTCGCTCGCCCTGGCACGCGACAACGCATTGGCGATCGGCGCCGGTCACACCTTCCTGATTTTCCTCGGCGACGGGTTCTTTCCCGTCAACGTGCTGGCGGCGGTGCGCGCGGTGCCGGAGGTCTGCCGCATCTATTGCGCGACGGCCAATCCCACACAGGTGATCGTCGCGCAGACGGAGCTCGGGCGCGGCGTGCTCGGTGTGGTGGATGGCGCCTCGCCGCTCGGCGTCGAAACCGACGCCGACATCGCGTGGCGGAAGGATCTGCTGCGAAACATCGGCTACAAGCTTTAG